Part of the Fusarium musae strain F31 chromosome 3, whole genome shotgun sequence genome, TCCTCTTGCTCCTCACTTCAGATGAGCTCGCCAGCAACCCCGATATTGTCTCACTAAGGAGTGATGCTCTGGCTTGTCTCATGATCCTCTGTGAAGATAACGAAGAGCTATCTGACAAGGTCGTGAACTCCAAGGAGTACCGCACTTATGGTACTTTGCTGTCCCTGCGCAAGACCGCTAACAGCGATGGCGTCCTTGCATGTGGCGTCCTCCACaacctcttttcctctctcGATGGCCAGGACATTGCTCTTGGAGCCGACAACTCACTTCTCATCCCCACCCTTTCACAGGCTCTCAAGACATTTGTGCCAGGCCAAATGACAGATGCTGTGGGCTGGGCCAACCCCGTCGAGTACCAGCAGCTCGCCCTCGAGATTTTAGCTTCTATTGGAACAACATTGAACACATCAGCCGAAACCGAACCACGGAAGGGGGAGAAGCCtgtcgtcaaagatgatgaagagatgggtGATGCAGACGAAGAGATCTCTGACggtgaggaggagggaggcgaggaagatgatgacgagatggacgacgatgagctcGAAGCCGACATGGAGATGGTTACCGGCGCGGACAGAAACGAGGAAGACAGCAACATCGATGACCTTCCCATCCTCAAGACTCTCATTGATAACGCCCTTCCTGAGCTCATCCGCATAGCATCCCTCTCCCCCACCGACGACGCTTCCCTTCGCCTGCAAGGCCACGCCCTCTCCgctctcaacaacattgcCTGGTCTGTCTCCCTCATCGACTTCTCTGACCTTCATAACGCACCTATTCAAAATGCTTGGGACCCTGTTGGGCGCGCTCTCTGGTCCCAGGTCATCGCTCCTATTCTCGCAACTGATACTGCCGACATCGACCTAGCGACTCATGTCACCAGCCTTGCCTGGGGGGTTGCCCGCTCTCTGCGGGGCAGACCCAACACACCTTTCGCTGATGAACACCGCCGCTTCATCGCTCTCTACCAGGCCACGAAGGGTTCACCTGTTACCCAGAACTTAGAGGATCCTTTCCAGTCCCTCAGCGTCAAATGTATCGGTGTCCTCGGCCAGCTGGCTCTCGATCCCGCACCTATTGACCGAAACCGAGATATCGGTACTTTCCTGATTACTCTCCTTGTTGGCCTTCCCGAGACACCAACTGCTGACGCCGTTGAGGCCCTCAACCAGGTCTTTGACATCTATGCCGATGAAGGTTATTCATACGACAAGGAGGTTTTCTGGAACAACAACTTCCTGAAGCACCTTGATGAGACAGTTCCCAAGGTGCGGACTATGATCAAGAGCATTGACAAGCGTGCCAACAGCGAGCTTCGCCTTCGCGCCGACGAGGCCGTGTTGAACTTGAATCGGTTCCTGACTTACAAACGAAAGAACAAGCCCCAGGCATGATTGGTTAAATAAAAGCACTTGATTTTTCTGGACGTCTATAGAAATTTGATCCATTTCTGATTTACCTCCCATTTCTTTTGCCCTTGGTACCTACTTTGCATCCCATGAGAATCTTTGAACAATTATTGTACTGAATTTATCTTTGGTGCCTTTAAATTGGTCCCAGTACTTTGCACCAAGGCCCCTGAAACTGTTGATCTCAAAATCTTAGTAGTCCCGAAATAACATGCCATTATATCCCATCGTCTAGAGCAAACCTGCCTCTCTTAACACCGTTCAAAAACCCGATAAAGGCCTTTCAAATTTGCAACCTCCAGAACTCCATCTTCCATCAGCGACCTGGTCGCTACCAACCTCGCTTTAAATGCTGGAAAGAAGACGTGCTCAATAGCGTGTCTGATATGTTGCCGCCTTGCCCGCAACTCTTCTGGGATGTCCTCCTCACGAATACTGTCTGCGTCCCCGGGCAAACTTGGCAATTGTTCTGGAACGTAAAAGGTGGCTAGTTCGCGTACGAAAGAGTCAAAGCAGGCCTTTTCCTCAGTCCAGTCAACACTAGGGccaaggcggaggaggaagcGGGGGAGTTTAACGAGAGGTGGTGTGTACCCCTTCAATAGTAGTGGTAATGACACGAGTTCGCCAGCAGGTGATATTTCGAGAGAGAAGTACTCAAGAAGCATCTCGCGGCGCTCAATGAGCTGATCCGCTACCCGGTCTACCAAGGTTTCGACTTCGAAATCATCCTCAGGTGAGGTTATAGagctcttctcaatctctgcTGCCTTTCGAAGTAGCTCGCGAAGGTCCAACGAGGGGTTGAACTTGATGGCACCAAAATTACCAAAATCTGTAAGGGCCAGTTGGTAAAAGTACTCGTAGCAAGTTCGCCCGTAATCGATCAGGTACAGTCTGACGTCGCCTTGGATTGCCGCCAACCGTCTTCGCTCATCCACGATACCCACGAAAGTATGGTTGGAAAATATCTCGGTTAAATCGTGGTGCGTATCTTCTCTAACTTCGTCTCTCAACTTTTTTACGCTGTTCAGTCGGCATTGCACCAGCTCGCGCTCAACTATCTCGTATTCCTGAGCTTCAGGGGCAGTAGTTTTTTCCGCTGTGCGGTCCATGGAGCCGGTCGACTCGCTTGGGCCAGCTCGGGCAAACATCGATGTAATCTTCCGCTCAGTTGTGTCCGTCCTCACTAAGTCATTCGAGTATCTTCGCTTCTTTGATGCTGGAGTTCTTCGACTCGGCGTGCCGTCACTTTCTGTTTGTGGGGTGGAATCGATCACTTTTGCACCAGGAAGAAGTGTCTGTGTCATGAATGTCCGGCTCGTATCCACTGCAGCAAGTTTAGACTCGATATGCTCACATATAGATTGAATGATCTCGTCTTCGTTGAGGAAGTGAACCTCTCTCTTTGTTGGATGAACGTTGACATCCACCCGAGCTGGTTCGATTTCAAGACTAAGATAGATGAATGGATGGCCGTTCTTAGGCAAGAAATTAGCATAGGTTTGCTCGATTGCCCTCTTTATGTGGGTTGATTCTACACATCgatgattgatgaagagCAAAAGTGTTGTCTTTTTGACGGAGTAATTTGCATTGGTTGTGAAGCCTTCAGCTTTGAAACCCCACCGGTCTTCGGCGACTGAGAATTCCAAAAGCTCGTTAGCCACGGCACTACCGTGGATTTGACGAATGCGATCAATGACAGTGGCCTGAGCTTGTATCGATAGATTTGTCGAGGCTTCGCCTGCCTTCTTGCAAGCGAATCCAACGCCTTTGCAGTGCACAGCGTACCGACCAACCATatcgatgatcttgttgaacTCATCAGCCGGCGAACGAAAGGCTCTTCTTCGAGTCggtatattatagaaaaggTCTTCCACTGTGATTTGTGTGCCAGGACGACCTGCAACGCCTTTGGGCTCTGCCGACTGGCCAGGCTTTGCCGGCACAAGCTTTCCATCAAGGTAGTGGGCTCTCCATGCCAGATCTGAATCTTTCGTCTTGGTGGTCACGGAGAGATGGGCGATGTGGCTGATACTGGCAAGAGCCTCGCCCCTGAAGCCATATGTCGCAATGGCTGCCAGATCTTCAAAGCTGGTGATTTTAGATGTGGTGTGACGCTCACAAAGAATGGCCAAGTCTTCTTTCTGTTACAATGGTAAGCTTTGAAGATATACATATGGGTGATTGTTTCATTACCTGGATACCACAACCATTGTCCGTTATCTGTAGCAGCTTGAGCCCTCCATCCTTGGCAAGGACATCCAGAGAGGTCGCACCAGCATCGACCGCATTCTcgatgagctccttgagagCGTGAACAGGAGCCACAATAATTTCACCAGCAGCAATTTTGTTCACCACATTTGGGTCGAGTGCCTGCAGTCATGTTAGCAGCGAGCTGGGCTATGCATAAGGCGTTGAAAAAACAGCCTCAAGTTTGCTGACCCTGATTCTGCGAGGTGCATCACTTTTTGCGGGCAAATTGTCAATAGGCTGCCCATCGGCGTTTCTTTTTGTCCCACTTGGGGGAACATTCAGGATGTCATCGGAGGCTGTTGGGGCACCTCCCATATCAACATCCGCGTCTGTTGCCATTTCTAGCTATGGCAGCCGAGTTGTTGCGCCGGGGCACAAGAACCAGCCAGTGAGGTGGTACCAAGAATTCTTCTAGAGGTAGTCAAATGCGAATAGGTCGGGCGACAAATGTTGCAGGTCATGCGCAAGTTGCTTGAtatttcctcttctctcagtTCGTTTCCCGAGCGTGTCGTCCCATATCTACGTTTCCCGTGGCGCTTAGGATTAACCACACAAGATGATAGCTTATCCCCGGGAAAAGCCTGTTTTGAATCCGATACGTTGAAAAAAGGAGAAAAGGGAGCGGTTCATGCGAGACAAGGACAGGCCGTCATTGACAGGTTGTTAGCAGGCCTCATTGAGAGGCAATGCGCGGATGAACTCGGCCACGTGACTGCATTACGACTCTAAGGTGCACCTTGCCAGTAGCTTCTCAGATTGGAATTCATCATCTCGACTTCAAGGCAGGCAGGATGCACTTCGAAAAGGACTTGCCGTGTTTGGCGCGTGTAACTTCCAATTATTTCTTGTTGGCCCTCACCACATTAAGAATTACAAATGATGGACACGCCAACAAGGATCCAAACTCGCCTTGATTATGGCTTCAGCTGCATCGAACCAACTTGGGATGAAAGACGTATTGGGGGCGCCTCGGTCAGTGACTCAACTTTTTCAGCGCCCAggaataataaaaaaaaaggcaacGAGAAGGGAAACAAAGATGATAAATGATAAACGAGCGCGAATTTTCGCTATCTCAGCGCTGCGTCAGCTCTCGCCGCCGCGCGTAAGGCGGATCGCAAGCGATACAAATGCAGTCAGCAATGCAGCAGAGTTACACATATTTAGATACAGCTGAAGCATCTTGGTTGGTTCTTGGAGAGGCCAACCATAAATTGAGTGAGTAAACTAGAGCAAGGGGTTCATGTGCCTGGACCGTTCTCTTGCATCATCTCTCGATTGTGCCACCAGCCTTACAAGGTCGGGTTGGCTGTTGTGTTGTAGGTAGCGTTTTGTGTAAGCAAGATTGGGCTCGTGATTCATTGAAATTCTCCTTGTAGTCCAAAGGCGTATTGCGCATATGCGCTCCTGGTAGCACAGCCTCTCTCTCATGACGAAGGTTGTTGATACTGTCAAACAGTTGTCggttcttcttttctttttcatgaCAAATCTAAACAAGGTTGTTTTTACATATGATATTTGACGTCAGCTTTGCTTTTCTTGGCCGGCCCCTGTCTTGGACGCCTTGTCTTGGGACGAACTGGCTGTGTTCCATGAGTCTTCTTTCACTTTCAAGCTCCAATCGCCAAGCAGCCGGGCGCTTTCTTGAAATGCACTGCAAACGTAGCCACCTCATGGAAGGGTTGGTGGCTGCTGCTAAAGATTTTCTTGACTGAAACATGCGTATCCATTTGTCGATTTGGCTGCATCTCGCGTCCGAATTGGGACAACTGTGTTAGGACTTATTTCAGGACTCTTGAGCGTGAAGATCTGAACGGCTGCCTAAGCGCCTAGGCATGGATgatggacgatgatgatgcggaCCAACGCCCGTGGTAAGggacaagagagaagagaactCATCGCAAGGTTTTTGTGTTTGTATGTTCTCTCACCTGATGCATAATTGTTTGCCACTGGTGTTTTGCGCCAAGTCGCAGTGCAATTCACATAATGCTTGTGTCTAAGATCCAGCGTTGCAAATCTAGGCACGCAATGCATCTGCCTACAATCCAAGTCCGTTGCTCCTCTATAACCCATGAAAAGCAAGAGAAATACCCTTCTGTGGCACCTCTCAGCCGTTGCATTGCCTCATTGTAAGCCTTGGGACAGGGTCTTGCAGTggatggtggtgttgctgaATAAGTCAAGGCACAACCAAGACAATGAGGTGTGATGTGCACAGCCTGAGGTGGTGGGAGGGCACAGTACAAAATGCAAGGTACCACGAATCTCATCGTGCGTAGAAGCCAAGTAGGTAGTCAGCCCAATGCTATAATTTTTCCAGTTTCTTAGACTAGACAGCTTGAAATGggtcattcattcattcaccatTACCTCCTCGTGCCAGTGGAGGCCAGACAAGAGGCAGATGGTCCGCCCATGGTTTGCATATATCAAGAGCCAAACCCATAAAAAGAGATGGGCTATTCCATCCACCACTCCCAAGAATCATTTCGTAAGATCTATCCTTTTACTACTCCAGAGTAATCCCTATAAGATCTCTGTCAATATTTTCCATATTTCCCATCCTTCACATCCTCGATTCAATCTCTGTTGGCCCGATCCATCCCACCCTGTTCCCTGCAATAAGAACCCAACCTCAGATCCTCCGGCACACGTCTCAACCATTCAGGATGGCGGCCGACTCACTCCCAAGCTCAAACTCAAAGACACTGTCATCCAAGAGGTTTGTTTCACAACGATCCTTTATATTAACCCCCCATACTAACAAAACATCTTTTGTAGCTGTCTCTGCTCAGGTTCTAGTCATGGAGGATCATCACGATCCAGCTCCTCCGCATCAAACCGATGTTCGAGCTGTAGCTTCCGGCCCGGATCTCCACTTCCGGGACGCCCCGCATCCGGAGACCGTGACAAGAACGATCTCAAACACTTTCATCTCTCGAGCCCAGCTACGGGTGTCGTCAATGGAAATGACCCCCTGGCAGCCGAAATTCGTGCTGAATGGGAAGATGGCCAGAAACTCGGCCCTCAATTGGCCCATGGTCTGCCCAACTTGTCGAAATTGAActgagtacggagtacctaaTAACGGTACAACCagttaaaaagaaagagaaaaaaagagggcATGTTGGGGTCGAGAGGCAGCGAGTCGAATACAAGACCAATAGTCGCGAGACAAAGTGTATAACAACATTGTATTTCTTGTTTATTTCTTTCCAGAGTTTCATCTAATgttgctcttctcttctttcaagTATCGATTCTTATTGCAATATGGTACGGTACCTACGTCGAGTTGATAAATCTGGTCAAATTGGAATATAGAAGAATTCAAAGCGTGTTCAAGACCTTAAAACACTCCACTATAACATAACCTCTACTCCGTATCTGTACACATCCATATATAAGCAAGATCCTCTCTCCCTCCCCGTGACATCATGTCAAGCACCGCCACAGCTCAGCTCGGCTCATTCATTTCAATACCTATGTACTGTAGCCTACGGGGCGTCGGGTCCGCCTCCGAATCTGAATCTGCCTAAGCTGGGAGTGCCCACCCCTTCTCCCGTCTGCCGTCTCCCCAACTGCCGTAACGTTCCATACGCGGACGGATAACGGGGGGGCGGACGATGCGGCaggcagatgcagatgcagatgcagatgcagatgaactAAACTAATGGACACTCGGAGAATAtctaattttaaaaaatttagaCAAGGTTAGTACTTATCCTTTAACATTGGATACATCGAGACATCTATTGGATCTCTTTGAACGCACACGCCCCCGGGAACCCCCTGCGAATCGCACATCGACAGAGCCAGATTCGGGTATTGACTCGCACATCACATCCTTTCTATTGGATCCATGGTTTTGTGTATGTATATCCGAATTGCAATGCACATATCCGTTGCACTCGCCTCTCATTGGCTTTAAAGACCCTTCTCTGGCCTGCcctgtccttgtccttgtcattGTCATTGTCATTGTCACATCACATCAGCGCCGCACTGAAACACATTCTGGCACGCTTCTGTCTGTGTTACCAAACACGTGCTATTACTCATTGTATCGCGTCAAGGTATtcacatcttcttcttttcctcctgcATAATCTGactctctcactctctcactctctcaCTCACTCTCCTCTGTTATGCCGAGTCTTattcctcaagctcaagcccaGGCAAGACATGCCGCCAGCCTTATTCTATGTCCAGTCCCGCCACAACCCACCACTGTTGGCCTCGTTTGCCCGTTCTTTCACATACCACAACGCATCCAAACCCAACTAACCCCAATTCTCTGCTCATACAAAGTTGTCCAACAACAAAGATCAGCCTAGCTGAACCCAACTGTATATATGGATATATTTGACACTACAAAACTGTTGTCGCTCTCCCCAACCTAACGCCGCCGGCTGTAAATGCACAGATGCTTCAGCGGCACCACCAGGCCATATTCACCCTCCTTTCTCGCTCTCATACACGTAACGATACACAAGACACAATCATAACAAGAGGATTATAGTACATGTGGCGTCCTGGTAGACACAAATACTCGCCGCACTAAAATCAAAACAACAAAAATCAAACAAGCCATGTATGATGTATCTGGACGCTCCACATGATTCAACTTCCATCCGTGCAAATATCAACAACGCTTATCGTCGCCGCTCAGGGTCATCGGGCTTGTCGATCAAACCGCCAATGTCAACTCGGTTTGACCTTTCCTCGCGTGTCCGTGGCCGAGGCTGCTCTGGTCCAGGTCCTGGTCCTGGCTGAGCTCGAATTGGTGGAAGCTGAAAAGCTGCTTGAGGTCGATACACGCTTGCAGGGGGCAGTTCGCTTCGGGGAACATTATATGATGGGGGTCCTCCATACTCTGTATGACTTGGTGATGCAGCATACGAAGTTGAGCCCGCCCCAGCAGCAACTCCGGGATTCATGGCGGCAGGCATCTGTGTTGGGGGAACAGCAGCCGGTCGAGATACCAGTGGGACTTCGCTGAATCGACCTCTGGGCATATCAAAGGGTGGCCCTGGCGGCACCGGTGTCCTGTAAAGAGATTGTGGAGTTGGCGGCTGAGAACCATACGCATGCGAAGCCTCTCTGGTGGCCGGCGAAGAAGGTAAAGGATACGCATGCCGGGGCGGTAAACTCAGGACCATGACGACGACGTAGATCGAGCCCTCCTTCTCGAGCCCTAGTCGAACGGGATAATGTCTCGGTTGTCCATCAGCTGCTCTGAAAGTTAG contains:
- a CDS encoding hypothetical protein (EggNog:ENOG41~BUSCO:EOG092615IE), giving the protein MATDADVDMGGAPTASDDILNVPPSGTKRNADGQPIDNLPAKSDAPRRIRALDPNVVNKIAAGEIIVAPVHALKELIENAVDAGATSLDVLAKDGGLKLLQITDNGCGIQKEDLAILCERHTTSKITSFEDLAAIATYGFRGEALASISHIAHLSVTTKTKDSDLAWRAHYLDGKLVPAKPGQSAEPKGVAGRPGTQITVEDLFYNIPTRRRAFRSPADEFNKIIDMVGRYAVHCKGVGFACKKAGEASTNLSIQAQATVIDRIRQIHGSAVANELLEFSVAEDRWGFKAEGFTTNANYSVKKTTLLLFINHRCVESTHIKRAIEQTYANFLPKNGHPFIYLSLEIEPARVDVNVHPTKREVHFLNEDEIIQSICEHIESKLAAVDTSRTFMTQTLLPGAKVIDSTPQTESDGTPSRRTPASKKRRYSNDLVRTDTTERKITSMFARAGPSESTGSMDRTAEKTTAPEAQEYEIVERELVQCRLNSVKKLRDEVREDTHHDLTEIFSNHTFVGIVDERRRLAAIQGDVRLYLIDYGRTCYEYFYQLALTDFGNFGAIKFNPSLDLRELLRKAAEIEKSSITSPEDDFEVETLVDRVADQLIERREMLLEYFSLEISPAGELVSLPLLLKGYTPPLVKLPRFLLRLGPSVDWTEEKACFDSFVRELATFYVPEQLPSLPGDADSIREEDIPEELRARRQHIRHAIEHVFFPAFKARLVATRSLMEDGVLEVANLKGLYRVFERC